One window of the Granulicella arctica genome contains the following:
- a CDS encoding TonB-dependent receptor translates to MTSSLDRASTKRVPCPPRSSAPMHRGLRVQLLSLPLLLFLALTPACAQQFATLTLTVSDPQGRAVSQANVSVRSTDTGIVRNLLSDQRGAVAVPGLRPGPYTVTVNADSFAPYQQPLVLTLGQVIDLQVPLRIRSNTEQVEVHDTLQGVDKERTESSQVISPRQIADLPTSDRDFVNFVLLTPTATVGRNSSTGAQSAFQETVLEVSFGGLRETHSVFYGLDGVDYTTMVSGVQRVSPSLDWVQEFRVVSGPDAAGAGLSLGAAVNTITRSGTNDLHGSVYEYLRNNVADANNLLSAPGFNTLRFNQFGATIGGPLRKDKVFYFLGYEGQRRAQSPIYSRFILKCIDTAGCMGPGSPSINQIKTRLGLSPESLGSILQIGDYNNAFGKATDVLSEHSTLAVGYLFANVHNGNTPSASPGQGLPSSYRNNEVHDQTAYANFFHVSGSHWTSESAVSVGRRIFYMNSVGNGFEPTINVADTLYSGGFLGGVDYYSEHHFQSKEAVTYTRGAHTLKTGIDFQPGWFSAETPYFTPGVGIFSPQSFFGTGPFAGFGPGTAVQFLFQQTRADFGRQVPQRSLPFQGGFFNGPDGPAHRAADQVAFWHKLVGLYVQDQWKARSNLVLSAGLRYDLDVLPSANDLNILGAINPTNFGNVQPRVGLAYGMRQGKGVVRASFGLYTGSLEYSSLVNGWHGASPFTTMSQPLIPEFANPARDLVGFGPAGMVGTAGPALAGPAFSNFTHNGIYPAPRILKQFPLGFTQRKFPSSYTEQSSLEVENELGGKWFLTAAYHYVHAIHLLSSNTINGLPNGLLSDGRQKFQPADSNFGFVLYATPSGWSIYNAGSISLRKEFSQNFSLLANYVYSKSIDVATENQLQDEPQDYLRPQLDRATSDNDVRHRLVLTLLAESPHTWSAPLRAIQFSMLNTLQSPQSYSILAGSDINGDGFPFNDRVGNIGRNSYRGASYYDTDLRLQRLFSLTERLKLNTSAEALNVLNRVNVQDVDQVYGAGEFGGATPQRYGDGVTSPANPTFGTPTFAGAARQIQLSLKLKF, encoded by the coding sequence ATGACCTCGTCTCTCGATCGTGCTTCCACGAAGCGTGTGCCCTGTCCGCCACGATCCTCCGCTCCCATGCATCGCGGTCTCCGTGTCCAACTCCTCTCGCTGCCGCTTCTCCTGTTTCTCGCACTCACTCCAGCATGCGCCCAGCAGTTCGCTACGTTGACGCTCACCGTCTCCGACCCGCAAGGCCGCGCCGTCTCGCAGGCCAACGTCTCCGTTCGCAGCACCGATACCGGCATCGTGCGAAATCTCCTCTCTGATCAGCGAGGCGCGGTCGCCGTCCCCGGTCTTCGCCCCGGTCCCTACACCGTCACCGTGAACGCCGATTCATTCGCCCCCTACCAGCAGCCGCTTGTGCTCACGCTCGGCCAGGTCATTGACCTGCAGGTACCGCTCCGCATCCGCTCCAACACCGAGCAGGTCGAAGTACACGACACCCTGCAAGGCGTCGACAAAGAGCGGACCGAATCCAGCCAGGTCATCAGCCCCCGGCAGATCGCCGATCTCCCCACCTCTGACCGCGACTTCGTCAACTTCGTCCTGCTCACTCCCACCGCGACCGTTGGCCGCAACTCCAGCACCGGGGCGCAATCCGCCTTTCAGGAGACGGTCTTAGAGGTCAGCTTTGGCGGCCTCCGCGAGACCCACAGCGTCTTCTACGGCCTCGATGGTGTCGACTACACCACCATGGTCTCCGGCGTTCAGCGCGTCAGTCCTTCGCTCGATTGGGTGCAGGAGTTCCGCGTCGTCAGTGGCCCCGACGCCGCTGGTGCCGGCCTCAGCCTCGGCGCCGCCGTCAACACCATTACCCGCTCCGGCACCAACGACCTGCACGGCTCCGTCTACGAATACCTCCGAAACAACGTCGCCGATGCCAACAACCTTCTCTCCGCTCCCGGCTTCAACACGCTCCGCTTCAACCAGTTCGGAGCCACCATCGGCGGCCCGCTCCGCAAGGACAAAGTCTTCTACTTCCTCGGCTACGAAGGCCAGCGCCGCGCGCAGTCCCCCATCTACTCCCGCTTCATCCTCAAGTGCATCGACACTGCAGGCTGCATGGGGCCAGGATCCCCGAGCATCAACCAGATCAAGACCAGGCTCGGTCTCTCGCCGGAATCGCTCGGCTCCATCCTGCAGATTGGCGACTACAACAACGCCTTCGGCAAAGCCACCGATGTGCTCAGCGAACACAGCACCCTCGCCGTCGGCTACCTCTTCGCTAACGTGCACAACGGCAACACTCCATCCGCATCGCCTGGTCAGGGACTACCCTCAAGCTACCGCAACAACGAAGTCCACGATCAGACCGCCTACGCCAACTTCTTTCACGTCTCAGGCAGCCATTGGACCTCCGAAAGCGCCGTCTCCGTCGGCCGCCGCATCTTCTACATGAACTCCGTCGGCAACGGCTTCGAGCCCACCATCAACGTCGCCGACACCCTCTACAGCGGTGGTTTCCTCGGCGGCGTCGACTACTACAGCGAGCATCACTTCCAGTCCAAAGAGGCCGTTACCTACACCCGCGGCGCGCACACCCTCAAGACCGGTATCGACTTCCAACCCGGCTGGTTCAGCGCCGAGACGCCCTACTTCACCCCGGGCGTCGGCATCTTCAGCCCGCAGAGCTTCTTCGGCACCGGCCCCTTCGCAGGCTTTGGCCCTGGCACCGCGGTCCAGTTCCTCTTCCAGCAGACCAGGGCAGACTTCGGCAGGCAGGTCCCGCAGCGTTCCCTGCCCTTTCAGGGTGGCTTCTTCAACGGCCCCGACGGCCCCGCGCATCGAGCCGCCGATCAGGTCGCCTTTTGGCACAAACTGGTCGGCCTCTACGTTCAGGATCAATGGAAGGCTCGATCCAACCTCGTCCTCTCCGCCGGCCTTCGCTACGATCTCGACGTCCTCCCTTCGGCGAACGATCTTAACATCCTCGGCGCAATCAATCCCACCAACTTCGGCAATGTCCAGCCGCGGGTCGGCCTCGCCTATGGCATGCGCCAGGGCAAAGGCGTAGTTCGCGCCAGCTTCGGTCTCTATACCGGGTCGCTTGAGTACAGCAGCCTCGTCAACGGCTGGCATGGTGCCTCGCCGTTCACCACCATGAGCCAGCCCCTGATCCCCGAGTTCGCCAATCCCGCGCGTGACCTCGTCGGCTTCGGTCCCGCCGGCATGGTCGGCACCGCCGGCCCGGCCCTCGCGGGTCCCGCCTTTTCAAACTTCACCCACAACGGCATCTATCCCGCGCCCCGCATTCTCAAGCAGTTTCCTCTCGGCTTCACCCAGCGCAAGTTCCCTTCGAGCTACACCGAACAATCCAGTCTCGAAGTCGAAAATGAACTCGGCGGCAAATGGTTCCTCACCGCTGCCTACCACTACGTGCACGCCATCCATCTCCTCAGCTCGAACACCATCAACGGCCTCCCGAATGGCCTTCTCTCCGATGGCCGCCAGAAGTTCCAGCCCGCCGATTCAAACTTCGGCTTTGTCCTCTACGCCACGCCCTCCGGCTGGTCCATCTACAACGCCGGCTCCATCAGCCTCCGCAAAGAGTTCTCCCAGAACTTCAGCCTCCTCGCGAACTACGTCTACAGCAAATCGATCGACGTCGCCACCGAAAATCAGCTCCAGGACGAGCCCCAGGACTACCTCCGACCCCAGCTCGACCGCGCCACCAGCGACAACGACGTGCGCCATCGCCTCGTCCTCACCCTGCTCGCCGAGTCCCCCCACACCTGGAGCGCGCCTCTTCGCGCCATCCAGTTCTCCATGCTCAACACCCTGCAGAGTCCGCAGTCCTACAGCATCCTCGCCGGCTCCGACATCAACGGCGACGGCTTCCCCTTCAACGATCGCGTCGGCAACATCGGCCGCAACAGCTATCGCGGAGCCTCCTACTACGACACCGATCTCCGCCTGCAGCGCCTCTTCTCACTCACCGAACGCCTCAAACTCAACACCAGCGCCGAAGCCCTCAACGTCTTAAACCGCGTCAACGTGCAGGATGTTGAC